Proteins co-encoded in one Papaver somniferum cultivar HN1 chromosome 5, ASM357369v1, whole genome shotgun sequence genomic window:
- the LOC113284439 gene encoding uncharacterized protein LOC113284439 isoform X1, with product MMVVDNSFDLWQKDVFFSAAEEVQNSADIMESVYRTWVRETKEGLESDDYSVELRREVQTALGTAKWQLDEFERAVRLSHRIEDNRTTRHKQFISVIEGQIARVETALKEALNEEGNEPLRWVNLDEEERDDLAAFLSGSSPGTSQSGTDDSVESGSVKDVHLCGVGGGANEKEIVECKRKGFKEVLTINKDAKYVVELETKEISGAGDDVNCQAERSAGQTRMWGSPNFGDWKIVIADEDDKRKKLVSEDESTNKGKVLKSSFWRQRGEVLPQTNGGISSSRDIRGVRRLTQLVSRLGGCRRQSQSPRHMKFRSPVRVTLLVMLTIILIVPFLFYSA from the exons ATGATGGTTGTTGATAACAGTTTTGATCTATGGCAAAAAGACGTCTtcttttctgctgctgaagaagtcCAGAATTCTGCTGATAT AATGGAATCAGTTTACAGGACATGGGTAAGGGAGACAAAAGAAGGTTTAGAATCAGATGATTATTCCGTTGAACTGCGAAGAGAGGTTCAAACTGCACTGGGAACTGCTAAATGGCAG TTGGATGAATTCGAGAGAGCGGTTCGGTTAAGTCATCGAATTGAGGATAATCGAACGACTAGGCATAAACAATTCATTAGTGTGATAGAAGGGCAGATAGCTCGTGTGGAAACTGCCTTGAAGGAGGCGCTAAATGAGGAAGGGAATGAACCTCTTCGGTGGGTGAATTTGgatgaagaagaaagagatgatcTAGCTGCATTTCTCTCTGGGTCATCGCCTGGGACATCTCAGAGTGGAACAGATGACTCTGTTGAGTCGGGGTCGGTAAAAGACGTGCACCTatgtggtgttggtggtggcgCGAATGAGAAAGAGATTGTGGAGTGTAAGCGGAAGGGGTTTAAAGAGGTTTTAACTATCAATAAGGATGCTAAGTATGTTGTAGAACTGGAAACGAAAGAAATTTCTGGGGCAGGAGATGATGTAAATTGTCAAGCAGAGAGATCAGCTGGTCAAACGAGGATGTGGGGTTCGCCAAATTTTGGTGATTGGAAGATTGTAATTGCTGATGAGGATGACAAGAGGAAGAAGTTAGTATCTGAAGATGAATCCACAAACAAAGGAAAGGTATTGAAGAGTAGTTTTTGGAGGCAAAGGGGTGAGGTGCTTCCACAAACAAATGGAGGGATATCAAGTTCGCGGGACATTAGAGGAGTACGTCGCTTAACTCAG CTTGTTTCGAGATTGGGTGGTTGCCGGAGGCAGTCACAGAGCCCACGACACATGAAGTTTAGATCTCCTGTTCGAGTCACGCTCCTGGTCATGCTAACAATTATTTTGATTG TGCCTTTCTTGTTCTACTCAGCTTGA
- the LOC113284439 gene encoding uncharacterized protein LOC113284439 isoform X2, with amino-acid sequence MESVYRTWVRETKEGLESDDYSVELRREVQTALGTAKWQLDEFERAVRLSHRIEDNRTTRHKQFISVIEGQIARVETALKEALNEEGNEPLRWVNLDEEERDDLAAFLSGSSPGTSQSGTDDSVESGSVKDVHLCGVGGGANEKEIVECKRKGFKEVLTINKDAKYVVELETKEISGAGDDVNCQAERSAGQTRMWGSPNFGDWKIVIADEDDKRKKLVSEDESTNKGKVLKSSFWRQRGEVLPQTNGGISSSRDIRGVRRLTQLVSRLGGCRRQSQSPRHMKFRSPVRVTLLVMLTIILIVPFLFYSA; translated from the exons ATGGAATCAGTTTACAGGACATGGGTAAGGGAGACAAAAGAAGGTTTAGAATCAGATGATTATTCCGTTGAACTGCGAAGAGAGGTTCAAACTGCACTGGGAACTGCTAAATGGCAG TTGGATGAATTCGAGAGAGCGGTTCGGTTAAGTCATCGAATTGAGGATAATCGAACGACTAGGCATAAACAATTCATTAGTGTGATAGAAGGGCAGATAGCTCGTGTGGAAACTGCCTTGAAGGAGGCGCTAAATGAGGAAGGGAATGAACCTCTTCGGTGGGTGAATTTGgatgaagaagaaagagatgatcTAGCTGCATTTCTCTCTGGGTCATCGCCTGGGACATCTCAGAGTGGAACAGATGACTCTGTTGAGTCGGGGTCGGTAAAAGACGTGCACCTatgtggtgttggtggtggcgCGAATGAGAAAGAGATTGTGGAGTGTAAGCGGAAGGGGTTTAAAGAGGTTTTAACTATCAATAAGGATGCTAAGTATGTTGTAGAACTGGAAACGAAAGAAATTTCTGGGGCAGGAGATGATGTAAATTGTCAAGCAGAGAGATCAGCTGGTCAAACGAGGATGTGGGGTTCGCCAAATTTTGGTGATTGGAAGATTGTAATTGCTGATGAGGATGACAAGAGGAAGAAGTTAGTATCTGAAGATGAATCCACAAACAAAGGAAAGGTATTGAAGAGTAGTTTTTGGAGGCAAAGGGGTGAGGTGCTTCCACAAACAAATGGAGGGATATCAAGTTCGCGGGACATTAGAGGAGTACGTCGCTTAACTCAG CTTGTTTCGAGATTGGGTGGTTGCCGGAGGCAGTCACAGAGCCCACGACACATGAAGTTTAGATCTCCTGTTCGAGTCACGCTCCTGGTCATGCTAACAATTATTTTGATTG TGCCTTTCTTGTTCTACTCAGCTTGA
- the LOC113284437 gene encoding uncharacterized protein LOC113284437 gives MEGFSDFSLVLALPKDDAFFEKKKKLLQLRGYGPEIQIPFSSSEDPLVALQVMVEVARIIHLDEPELYFGGVEAILPYYSPRNELESLNSVLRLIDMTLKDAAEKKIDVLLLLRNAVIEMIREFGDKSSEETGIVKCVCKGEDELVEWGRNHGVQTKLQIDYVEGAGRGAVAAEDLEVGECALEIPVSIIVSEDLVYESDMYHILKQVDGIATETMLLLWSMKERYNSNSKFKLYFETLPEAFNTGLSFGVEALTSLDETLLFEEIMQAKEHLRTQYDELCPALCSNHPDVFQEELYTWEKFLWACELWYSNSMKVIFSDGKLRTCLVPIAGLLNHSLCPHILNYGRVDLATNSLKFPLSRPCLKGEQCYLSYGKLSCAHLITFYGFLPKGDNTYDTIPLDIDGPEVEEDCSKSDWTTHMVRGTWLSSNHEIFHYGLPPPLLNKLRIALSGATDNHKGVEIEREVLETLYSIFNPMPEGLGEAECTDGVNLSWDVKLAVEYNELQRKIISSVLASCSSGLEIL, from the exons ATGGAAGGGTTTAGTGATTTCTCATTAGTCCTTGCACTACCCAAAGATGATGCCTTTTTTGAGAAGAAAAAG AAATTGTTGCAGCTCAGGGGCTATGGACCTGAGATACAAATTCCATTTTCATCATCAGAAGACCCACTGGTTGCATTGCAAGTAATGGTGGAAGTTGCAAGAATTATACACCTGGATGAG CCAGAATTGTATTTTGGTGGGGTTGAAGCAATTCTGCCATACTACAGCCCCAGGAATGAGTTGGAATCTCTTAATTCAGTTCTTAGGCTCATTGATATGACTCTCAAGGATGCAGCTGAGAAGAAGATTGATGTTTTGCTTCTTCTGCGAAATGCGGTGATAGAAATGATTAGAGAGTTTGGGGATAAGAGTAGTGAGGAAACGGGGATTGTGAAATGTGTTTGTAAGGGTGAAGATGAGTTGGTGGAATGGGGACGAAACCATGGTGTGCAGACAAAGCTGCAGATTGATT ATGTTGAAGGAGCTGGAAGAGGAGCTGTTGCAGCAGAAGATTTGGAAGTTGGGGAATGCGCTTTGGAAATCCCCGTGTCAATAATAGTTTCTGAGGACCTTGTTTATGAATCTGACATG TATCATATACTGAAACAAGTCGATGGAATCGCCACTGAGACGATGTTATTGTTGTGGAGTATGAAGGAGAGATACAACTCCAATTCAAAATTTAAACTCTACTTTGAGACATTACCAGAAGCATTTAACACAG GATTGAGCTTTGGTGTCGAGGCGCTTACTTCTTTGGACGAAACTTTGTTGTTTGAAGAGATTATGCAAGCAAAAGAG CACTTACGCACGCAATATGATGAGCTCTGTCCTGCATTATGCAGCAACCATCCAGATGTATTTCAAGAAGAGTTATACACATGGGAGAAATTCTTGTGGGCATGTGAGCTTTGGTATTctaatagcatgaaagtcatttTCAGTGATGGAAAGCTGAGAACGTGCCTCGTTCCCATTGCAGGCCTGCTCAATCATTCG CTATGTCCTCATATACTGAACTACGGTAGAGTTGATTTAGCAACGAACTCATTAAAGTTCCCTTTATCAAGACCATGCTTGAAAGGCGAACAGTGCTATCTTAGTTATGGGAAGCTTTCTTGTGCCCATCTTATAACTTTCTATGGTTTTCTTCCAAAAGGAGATAACACATACGATACCATTCCACTTG ATATTGATGGTCCCGAAGTTGAGGAGGATTGTTCTAAATCTGATTGGACTACTCATATGGTGCGGGGAACATGGCTCTCAAGTAATCACGAGATCTTTCACTATGGATTGCCACCTCCATTGTTGAATAAGCTCCGTATCGCTTTGAGTGGTGCTACCGATAACCAT AAAGGCGTTGAAATTGAGAGAGAAGTACTGGAAACTCTCTACTCAATTTTCAACCCTATGCCGGAGGGACTTGGCGAGGCAGAATGCACCGACGG GGTAAATCTTAGTTGGGATGTGAAGCTGGCAGTGGAGTATAACGAGCTACAGAGGAAGATCATCTCTTCCGTTTTGGCTTCATGTTCCAGTGGTCTTGAGATACTGTGA
- the LOC113284438 gene encoding tRNA-specific adenosine deaminase TAD3-like, with protein MGFKKGEILHIPDKIPLKPNEQPTIDVFASVIEPKLTNTLVKKLGKIAPMENYRHIKRVWKKKKKSVGEGEGEGGGDFQLVLILCIAGENGGNELLPDDVAELVNAHQLSPFIAKVHKYAAITKEEWIEQCKLWPTSYHPPTYNIEGITGFNEEDSESVFHFMKMALEMTVVGGQGVVNAAVIVDPSIRQVIASANDQTCQAISASTVNAGVSCLYPWNWTEQDTAAAGNIDCSWHPLRHAALVAIEQASSRDKRLYPAGLEDFEDQATDQVDCTMSKRQKVDFVKDEKVLKAACSNGGSFEGGERPYLCTGYDIFVAWEPCTMCAMALVHQRIRRIFYAFPNPNCGALGSVYRLQGEKSLNHHYAVFRVLLPEEESSKA; from the coding sequence atgGGGTTTAAGAAGGGAGAAATTCTTCACATCCCAGACAAAATTCCATTGAAACCCAATGAACAACCAACCATTGATGTATTTGCTTCAGTTATTGAGCCAAAGCTTACCAATACTCTTGTAAAGAAATTGGGTAAAATTGCACCAATGGAGAATTACAGACATATTAAGAgagtttggaagaagaagaagaaatctgtgGGCGAAGGAGAAGGTGAAGGAGGAGGGGATTTTCAGTTGGTACTGATTTTGTGCATTGCCGGTGAGAATGGTGGGAATGAGTTGCTGCCAGATGATGTTGCCGAGTTGGTAAATGCGCACCAATTGAGTCCTTTTATTGCAAAAGTTCATAAGTACGCCGCAATAACAAAAGAAGAGTGGATTGAGCAGTGCAAACTTTGGCCAACATCTTATCATCCACCAACTTATAACATTGAGGGCATTACAGGGTTCAATGAAGAGGATTCAGAATCAGTGTTCCATTTCATGAAGATGGCTCTTGAGATGACGGTAGTGGGTGGTCAAGGAGTAGTCAATGCAGCAGTTATAGTGGATCCTTCAATTAGGCAGGTGATTGCTAGTGCAAATGATCAAACATGTCAGGCAATTAGTGcatccacagttaatgctggagtTTCTTGTTTGTATCCATGGAATTGGACTGAGCAAGACACTGCTGCTGCAGGGAACATAGATTGCTCTTGGCATCCGCTGCGACACGCAGCTCTTGTCGCCATTGAACAGGCATCCTCCAGGGATAAGCGGCTATATCCTGCCGGGTTGGAGGATTTTGAAGATCAGGCTACTGATCAAGTGGATTGTACAATGTCGAAAAGACAGAAAGTTGATTTTGTGAAAGATGAGAAGGTTCTGAAAGCGGCTTGCTCTAATGGTGGTTCTTTTGAAGGGGGTGAACGGCCTTATTTGTGCACTGGGTATGACATTTTTGTCGCTTGGGAGCCCTGTACTATGTGTGCAATGGCACTTGTTCATCAAAGAATTCGGCGCATATTTTATGCTTTTCCAAATCCTAATTGTGGTGCACTAGGCAGTGTTTACAGACTACAAGGAGAGAAAAGCTTGAATCATCACTATGCTGTTTTTAGAGTTCTGTTGCCCGAGGAGGAGTCCTCGAAAGCGTGA
- the LOC113280639 gene encoding probable inactive DNA (cytosine-5)-methyltransferase DRM3: MIEFSDSQSSSSSEEEWKIKFKSEEEFCVGSSSSAAATTSRRPVEVNLPPASSSSSSSQRHKFIEMGFSPALVDRVLSENDGGDNNFELLLESLFQYSSSAATRNLKSDKILSPIFTDDDSDFEIDGAEMEVKSEVIEEDRRAYLLAMKFSVNEVDSAVERLGKDAPVNELVDYIVAAQISGKNEDAAAAATESSFAPTMDRTVGLLLEMGFTEEEIAYAIEKFGGGDHISVQELADSIFAKRIGDAQGESTSDIMRQSGKAWRPFAKHHGGWTTVEEGKSQNYAAPSSCFIPCEMDKDFMDSLKRKRAKLEYVKPIAHGHSPRLLEAVAKPPYFFYGNVLGGSDDTWEKVTRFLYGVAQEFVNAESFSALSRKEGYVHNLPKENRFHILPKTAKVEGAFSHNEPEYTEQILGYPVNHTDALRCNTTERLRLLRSSFQTDTVGYYFSVLKMIYPNGLNVLSIYSGIGGAEIALHRLGVRLKCVVSVEDSETNRRILKRWWDSTKQTGQLVQIQGIGKMTSTRIGSLTNQYGGFDFVVCQNPCVLTSECSNGAEFAELDMKMFFEFVRVLQWVRGFAGSAG; the protein is encoded by the coding sequence ATGATTGAATTCTCAGACAGTcaaagttcatcatcatcagaagaagaatggAAGATTAAGTTCAAGTCAGAGGAAGAATTCTGTGTGGGTTCGTCCTCCAGTGCTGCTGCAACAACATCCAGGAGACCAGTTGAGGTAAATCTTCCTCCTGCTTCaagctcatcatcatcatctcagAGGCACAAATTTATAGAGATGGGTTTCTCACCAGCTCTTGTTGACAGAGTATTAAGTGAAAACGATGGAGGTGACAACAATTTTGAGTTGTTATTAGAAAGTCTTTTCCAGTATTCTTCTTCTGCAGCTACCCGCAATTTAAAGTCTGACAAAATATTGAGTCCCATTTTTACTGATGATGATAGTGATTTTGAGATTGATGGTGCTGAAATGGAGGTGAAATCGGAAGTGATTGAGGAGGATAGAAGAGCTTATTTATTGGCAATGAAATTCTCAGTAAATGAAGTTGATTCTGCTGTAGAAAGGCTTGGTAAAGATGCACCAGTGAATGAGCTTGTGGATTACATTGTTGCAGCGCAAATATCTGGAAAGAATGAGGATGCTGCTGCTGCAGCTACTGAGTCTTCGTTTGCGCCGACTATGGATCGGACAGTTGGTTTGCTGCTTGAAATGGGGTTCACTGAAGAAGAAATAGCTTATGCTATTGAGAAATTTGGTGGTGGAGATCATATTTCGGTTCAGGAGCTAGCTGATTCAATCTTTGCAAAGCGAATTGGTGATGCGCAGGGAGAATCAACCTCTGACATTATGCGCCAGAGTGGGAAAGCTTGGAGGCCATTTGCAAAGCATCATGGTGGCTGGACTACCGTGGAAGAAGGTAAGTCGCAAAATTATGCTGCCCCGAGTTCGTGTTTTATTCCCTGTGAAATGGATAAAGACTTCATGGACAGTCTCAAAAGGAAAAGAGCTAAACTCGAATATGTTAAACCCATAGCTCATGGTCACTCGCCTCGGCTTCTTGAAGCAGTTGCGAAACCCCCATACTTTTTCTATGGGAACGTTTTGGGCGGCTCTGACGATACTTGGGAGAAAGTAACTCGATTTTTATATGGTGTTGCACAAGAGTTCGTGAATGCTGAATCTTTCTCCGCATTAAGTAGGAAAGAAGGTTATGTGCATAACCTTCCCAAGGAAAATAGATTTCACATTCTTCCGAAAACGGCCAAAGTTGAAGGTGCGTTTTCTCATAACGAGCCCGAGTACACTGAGCAAATATTAGGCTATCCAGTGAATCACACAGATGCCTTAAGGTGTAATACAACAGAAAGGCTCAGACTCCTCAGGTCTAGCTTTCAGACAGACACGGTAGGGTATTATTTCTCGGTTTTGAAGATGATTTATCCAAATGGGTTGAATGTATTGTCTATTTATAGCGGCATTGGAGGGGCTGAAATTGCTTTGCACCGTCTTGGTGTGCGTCTAAAATGTGTTGTTTCAGTTGAAGATTCTGAAACTAATCGAAGGATTCTCAAGAGGTGGTGGGATAGCACTAAACAAACTGGACAACTGGTACAAATTCAAGGCATTGGAAAAATGACAAGTACCAGAATCGGGTCTCTTACGAATCAATATGGAGGTTTCGACTTTGTAGTGTGTCAAAACCCATGCGTTCTCACGTCTGAATGCTCAAATGGTGCAGAGTTTGCAGAGCTGGATATGAAGATGTTCTTTGAATTTGTTCGTGTTTTGCAGTGGGTAAGGGGATTTGCAGGAAGTGCTGGATGA